The Lycium barbarum isolate Lr01 chromosome 9, ASM1917538v2, whole genome shotgun sequence genome has a segment encoding these proteins:
- the LOC132611835 gene encoding uncharacterized protein LOC132611835, with the protein MDTIDKSWMDLRRSTNEYDRGVKYFLDKAFERASQGNEILCPCKRCFNRYWHTRTVVENHLFCYGFVNGYTKWVFHGEGFSSTNMPHPTNDDETSDMHDDINGLLYDTFRNVEGDLLHEGVRDGPSEDAKRFFKLVDEGKQEWYPGCKNFSKLSFTIRLYLFKCIHGLSNVAFSDLLDLIKEAFPFAQLPESFNKAKKVIKDLGLGYEKIHACPNDCMLFWNDNAKIDNCSVCGSSRWKNVRDDVTNKNTKIPAKVLRYFPLKPRLQRIFMCSETSVAMRWHATERPKDGNLRHPADGEAWKNFDSLHPDFSKDPRNVRLGLSSDGFNPLRTMSISHSTWPVMLMNYNFPPWICMKPEYIMLSMIIPGPSSPGNDIDVFLQPLIAELKELWEMGVETYDAETNQTFLMRAALLWTVSDFPALAMLSGWSTKGKWACPTCNYDTCSQYLKHSRKMCYLGHRAFLPPDHPFRRDKKSFDGKEEHKAAPTPLSGIEVLEELREFNNVFGKGRNKRARKSDGP; encoded by the coding sequence ATGGATACTATAGATAAAAGTTGGATGGATCTCCGAAGATCCACCAATGAGTATGATCGTGGAGTGAAGTATTTTCTTGATAAGGCATTTGAACGAGCTTCTCAAGGAAATGAAATACTATGCCCTTGTAAAAGGTGTTTTAATCGGTATTGGCATACTCGAACGGTGGTGGAGAATCACTTGTTTTGTTATGGATTTGTTAATGGATACACCAAATGGGTTTTCCATGGAGAAGGATTTTCTTCAACAAATATGCCGCATCCAACCAATGATGATGAAACTTCCGACATGCATGATGATATCAATGGACTACTTTATGATACTTTTAGGAATGTAGAAGGTGATCTGCTGCATGAAGGAGTGAGAGACGGACCATCTGAAGATGCAAAGAGATTTTTCAAATTAGTTGACGAAGGGAAACAAGAGTGGTACCCAGGGTGTAAGAATTTTTCTAAGTTGAGTTTCACCATTCGGTTGTACTTGTTTAAATGCATTCATGGGTTGAGTAATGTAGCCTTTTCAGACTTATTAGACTTGATAAAAGAGGCATTTCCATTTGCTCAGCTACCCGAGTCTTTCAACAAGGCAAAAAAGGTGATAAAAGATTTGGGTCTTGGTTATGAGAAAATTCATGCATGCCCTAACGACTGTATGCTATTTTGGAATGACAATGCGAAGATAGATAATTGCTCTGTGTGTGGTTCTTCTAGATGGAAGAATGTTCGTGATGATGTGACTAATAAGAACACTAAAATCCCAGCAAAGGTTTTAAGGTACTTCCCTTTAAAGCCTAGGCTTCAGAGGATATTTATGTGTTCTGAAACATCTGTAGCTATGAGATGGCATGCTACTGAACGACCCAAAGATGGGAATTTAAGACATCCTGCTGATGGGGAAGCTTGGAAGAATTTTGATTCATTGCACCCGGATTTCTCTAAAGATCCTCGTAATGTTCGATTGGGTCTTTCAAGTGATGGTTTCAATCCATTACGAACCATGAGCATTTCCCATAGTACATGGCCAGTTATGTTAATGAACTATAATTTTCCACCATGGATTTGCATGAAGCCGGAGTATATAATGTTGTCAATGATCATTCCAGGTCCATCGTCTCCTGGAAACGATATAGATGTGTTCCTACAACCGCTAATTGCAGAGTTGAAGGAACTATGGGAAATGGGAGTGGAAACATATGATGCTGAAACTAACCAAACATTTCTAATGCGTGCAGCTTTATTGTGGACAGTTAGTGATTTTCCAGCACTAGCAATGCTTTCCGGATGGAGCACCAAGGGGAAATGGGCATGCCCCACCTGTAATTATGATACTTGCTCTCAATATCTCAAACATAGTCGTAAGATGTGTTACTTGGGCCATCGAGCATTTTTACCTCCTGATCATCCATTCCGAAGAGATAAGAAATCATTTGATGGTAAAGAGGAGCATAAAGCTGCACCTACTCCCTTATCAGGCATAGAAGTGCTTGAAGAGCTACGTGAATTCAATAATGTCTTTGGGAAGGGCCGAAATAAAAGGGCTCGGAAGAGTGATGGTCCATGA
- the LOC132610786 gene encoding F-box/kelch-repeat protein At3g23880-like, translated as MILILPFLTLVPELNTEIFSRLPVSFLLQIRSVSKSWLAFISSPKFIKAHLSISADNKEYTNHRLMLRFYQPKYNLKDCSLRSLLYDSVPEAADLDYPMKKQPKPFWVVVGSVNGLICLSNRAKDLCIWNPSIRKHRKLPDFTTNFRDRFIDGFGYDKLHGDYKVVGCIFDNRSLDKVEVKIYSQKSDSWRGIQNLPNGLKCFGSGKCVNGKLHWANNTSYVLYKG; from the coding sequence ATGATTTTGATCTTACCATTCCTTACCCTTGTACCAGAACTCAATACTGAAATCTTCTCGAGGCTTCCAGTGAGCTTCCTCTTGCAAATCAGGTCTGTTTCAAAATCTTGGCTCGCTTTCATCTCTAGCCCTAAGTTTATCAAGGCCCATCTTAGTATATCTGCTGATAACAAGGAGTACACCAACCATAGGCTTATGTTGAGGTTTTATCAACCTAAGTACAATCTGAAGGACTGTTCTCTTAGGTCTTTACTTTATGACTCTGTTCCGGAGGCAGCAGACTTGGATTATCCTATGAAAAAACAACCTAAACCTTTTTGGGTTGTTGTGGGTTCTGTTAATGGACTGATTTGTCTTTCTAATAGGGCAAAAGATTTGTGTATATGGAATCCATCAATTAGAAAGCACAGGAAATTGCCTGATTTTACAACTAATTTTAGAGACCGTTTCATAGATGGTTTTGGATATGATAAGTTGCATGGTGATTATAAGGTAGTAGGCTGTATATTTGATAACAGGAGTTTAGATAAAGTTGAGGTCAAAATATATAGTCAAAAGAGTGATTCTTGGAGAGGCATCCAAAATCTTCCGAATGGGCTGAAATGCTTTGGTTCGGGTAAGTGTGTGAATGGGAAGCTTCATTGGGCTAATAATACTAGTTATGTTTTGTATAAGGGCTAG